The following proteins are encoded in a genomic region of Cryptomeria japonica chromosome 11, Sugi_1.0, whole genome shotgun sequence:
- the LOC131070827 gene encoding YTH domain-containing protein ECT3 — translation MASDMDSVEQICEKVEVLEINSKPSSDAEEIGTLHKLSNVGKRDTETRVSELPSTSQPIVVDAGNDTTLSAHVGPDGHSASLVYSYGVNNPHILGTNGYQQSTFVNDFGYHFPVYQNEAASFLYPSVDGGHPLQTFYSPGETPITPLGTENAYYGYQSQHPGSLYQQVAYPEYQYWTYPSDNPPLEAVMPGLEDLGIQGAYVHGIQNGNNYVFEGRPGLQSYLIPSHGSYGRGVLPAAFTSSVPVEVTNYERPGMSYWPDPRNAGNSQSNGFSSGMHATIGQFVPALQFPPTQQAVYTYPVPANLHPQHGLPFGVPSSSTQVRTGDGLIPYQVEMRDNDPEWVIHNKRLVGNRNYSDDGQRVHGGSSDAIQHPRRRPINEELASSRQSKGKSLFSDRVNEILSVLGGMNSYNRSDFITKYHDAFFFVIKSYSEDDIHKSIKYNVWASTPNGNQKLSQAYQDAQLRAGDKPGACPIFLFFSVNGSGRFCGVAEMVGPVDFTKNMDFWQQDTWTGCFSVKWHIIKDIPNSKLRHIILENNDNKPVTNSRDTQEIHLQEGLEMLDIFKNYRSQSSIVDDFYLYESRQRALQENRARQKAQLQAEQVENLSMEQFSVGLNRKADLKSDTSQSSFVHPQE, via the exons GAAATAGGAACACTGCATAAGCTTTCAAATGTCGGCAAAAGAGATACAGAAACAAGGGTGTCTGAATTACCATCGACTTCACAACCTATAGTTGTCGACGCTGGGAATGATACTACTTTGTCTGCACATGTTGGACCTGATGGCCATTCTGCTTCACTAGTCTATTCCTATGGGG TGAATAATCCACACATACTAGGGACAAATGGATATCAGCAGTCCACATTTGTAAATGACTTTGGCTATCATTTCCCG GTTTATCAGAATGAAGCTGCTTCCTTTTTGTATCCCTCGGTTGATGGTGGGCACCCACTTCAGACCTTTTACAGCCCTGGAGAGACACCAATCACACCACTTGGCACAGAAAATGCTTATTATGGTTATCAGTCTCAACATCCAGGTTCACTTTATCAGCAAGTTGCTTATCCAGAGTATCAGTATTGGACATATCCATCGGATAATCCACCATTAGAAGCTGTAATGCCAGGTCTAGAAGATTTAGGAATTCAAGGAGCGTATGTCCATGGCATTCAAAATGGTAACAACTATGTCTTTGAGGGTAGACCTGGATTGCAGTCCTATTTAATACCATCCCATGGTTCTTATGGCAGAGGTGTTCTGCCTGCTGCTTTCACAAGTTCTGTTCCTGTAGAAGTTACCAATTATGAAAGACCAGGTATGTCATATTGGCCAGATCCAAGAAATGCTGGAAATTCTCAAAGCAATGGTTTTTCATCTGGGATGCATGCAACGATTGGCCAGTTTGTCCCAGCTCTTCAATTCCCACCTACACAG CAAGCAGTTTATACATATCCTGTCCCTGCAAATCTGCATCCACAGCATGGTCTCCCTTTTGGTGTTCCATCTTCCTCCACCCAAGTGAGAACAGGCGATGGTTTGATACCATATCAAGTGGAAATGAGAGACAATGACCCAGAATGGGTAATTCACAACAAGAGGTTGGTTGGGAATCGGAACTACAGTGATGATGGCCAACGAGTTCATGGTGGCTCAAGTGATGCAATACAACATCCAAGGAGGAGGCCCATTAATGAGGAACTGGCATCAAGTAGGCAGTCTAAAGGAAAAAGTCTGTTTTCTGACAGAGTTaatgaaatccttagtgtccttgGAGGCATGAATAGTTACAACCGTTCTGATTTTATTACCAAGTACCATGATGCGTTTTTCTTTGTTATCAAATCTTACAGTGAAGATGATATTCACAAAAGCATTAAGTACAATGTCTGGGCAAGTACACCAAATGGAAATCAGAAATTAAGTCAAGCATATCAAGATGCACAGTTGAGAGCTGGTGACAAACCTGGAGCTTGTccaatatttttgttcttctct GTGAATGGAAGTGGTCGGTTTTGTGGTGTTGCTGAAATGGTAGGACCTGTGGACTTCACCAAAAATATGGATTTCTGGCAGCAGGATACATGGACCGGGTGTTTCTCAGTGAAATGGCATATCATAAAAGACATTCCTAACTCTAAGTTGCGCCATATTATACTTGAAAATAATGACAACAAGCCTGTTACAAATAGCAGGGATACTCAGGAG ATACATCTTCAGGAGGGCCTTGAAATGTTGGACATCTTCAAGAACTATCGGTCACAGTCCTCTATTGTTGATGATTTTTATCTTTATGAAAGCCGTCAAAGGGCACTGCAAGAAAATCGGGCCAGACAGAAGGCACAGCTTCAGGCTGAACAG GTTGAGAATCTTAGCATGGAACAATTCTCAGTTGGTTTGAACAGAAAAGCAGATTTGAAGAGTGACACCTCACAGTCCAGTTTCGTGCACCCTCAGGAATAG